A window of Atribacterota bacterium genomic DNA:
ACTCTCTCGCTTTCTCATAGAGTGTAAGACACAAATCCGAATTAACCTGGAAGAAACTTTCCATAGATACTTTATAGGTTACATGACCAACTTTTTCAAAAAAATAATCTCTCCCCCAGAGTGTCCTCTTTTTTTCAAAAAGCAGAGCACTGGCAGGAGAGGTATTGGTAATATGCACAAACCCCTGCATCTCAGGCAGAGCTTCCCGCAACGCTCTAACCATCACCTGTTCACCTGGTAGTGAATCACCAGTCGTGGCTAACCCCACCACCACTTCTTTATATGCTCGCGACAAACGCAGCACAAGACCACGTAACACACCGCTCTTTTTCACTGGGTCATACCCGATTAGATTCATCTCTTCACCATAGTGACGGAAAAAATCGAGCGTCTTGGTTACAAGACCACTTTCCATGAGGTAACAGACTCTTAAATCGACGAGATCCCAGTAACGATTCAAGGGACGCAATCCCAGAAGTAACCTCCCATCTTTTTCACCAAAGTTAAACTCCATCTTATTACGATATTCAAAAGGATTTGGTGCAGGAAGGAAACCTTCATAGAAAATGGTGTCGAGGGAGACTCGACCAAGATGTTCTAACGTAGACAGGGCATTCCCTTCTTTAATTCGCACCTGTTCTCTATAATCAATATCCTGTAGACGGCAACCTCCGCATCCCTCATGAAAGTGAGGACAACGAGGATTCTGACGAAAAGGTGATGGTTCCAGAATTTCAATGAATTCACCCAGCGCGTAATTGTGTTTGATCTTCCGTAGCTTTACCCGACACCTTTCACCAGGAAGAACCCCAGCGACAAAAATCACCAGACCATCCCTTTTTATAATACCCTGACCCTCAGGAAGAGCAAAATCAACTACTTCGCCTTCAATGATTTCATCCTTTCTCAACACTTCCAACGCTCCTTTTCTGCCGAATAACCTCATATACCCCAACCCCAAACGCAACCGAAACGTTCAACGAGGAAATATTCCCGGTCGCTGGAATCTTCACCAAAAAATCGCATTCTGCGCGGACGAGTTTTCTCACCCCCTGATCCTCACCACCTACAATAATCCCTATCGGAATACTTTTGAAATCGATGTCCCAAATGCGCACAGAAGCACCTTCTTTCATGCCAACCAGAAAAAAGCCCCGCTCCTTAAAAGTCCGGAGCACATTCACGAAATTATTCACCTGAAAGAGATCCAGGAACTCTATTCCCCCACAGGAGGCCTTGACCGTTCGGGAATCAAGGGGGGTAGTTCTGGCTCTACTCACTATCAGTCCTGGTAAACCAAAAAATGACGCCGTCCGAATAATCGCTCCCAGATTACGAGGATCCTCGACCCGATCGACAAAACCCACCACCGCCTGAGGATCGCCTGCCACTTTCTCCAAGAATTCTTGCCAGGAATAGGAGCCTCGAGACGTGGCAACAAGCATTACTCCTTGATGGGCCACCTCCCCTACCATTTCTCGAAAATGCTCCACACTTCTCCATTCTACCGGAATACGGAGTTTTTGGGCCATCCTGAGGATCTTATTGATAGCCTCTCCTCGAACACCCTGGCGAAGAATCAATCGTTCGAAAACCCGTTTCTGAGCTCGCAGTGCTTCCAAAACCGGCTGACGGCCGTAAATCAGATCCTTCAACTCCCATTCCCCTCTTCCCGATACCAGCGTGTTCCCAAGGGGGTATCCTCGATGACATACCCAGCTCGCTTCATCTCTTCCCGCAATTCATCCGCTCGCTGCCAGTTCTTCTCCCACCGCGCCTTTTCGCGCTCCAACACCAGATGCTCAATCCACTGCTCTTTTTCCCACCATTCTTCCTCAGGAACAATGCCCAGGATATCTGCAACCAAAGCAAGAAACTGCCGTATAGCTCGTAACGCTTCTTCGCTCCATTTTCCCTGGGAAGGCAAAAGATACCCATTAGAAAAACGAAGAAACTCGCTGAAGGTTCCCAGAGCTTGAGGAGTATTGAAGTCATCGGCCAGCGATTGCCAAAAAAGCACCTCAAATCCTCTCAAACGTTCCAGAATTTCAGGATTATTCTCCCCCAATCTTTCCGGTTTTTCCCTGGTTTTTCCCTCAATAAAAGAAAGGGCGCGTAAAAAGTTTTTGATCCGCTCCACGTATTGCCGAGAAGAAAGGAGGAGTTCTTCATCAACATTGATAGGATTTCGATAGTGGGTCGAGAAAAGGGCAACCCGTATCGCTTCGGGTTCATACTTCTCACACAGCTTTCGAACAGTGATGATATTTCCCAGAGATTTTGACATTTTCTCCTGGTTAATGTTTACATATCCATTGTGCAGGAAAAAACGGACAAAAGGGTAACCGGTCGCTGCTTCACTCTGAGCAATTTCATTTTCATGGTGCGGGAAAATGAGATCAATCCCTCCTGCATGGATATCAAGCGTCGTCCCCAGATACTTCATGGCCATTGCCGAACATTCAATATGCCATCCCGGTCTCCCTTTTCCCCAGGGGCTCTCCCAGAATGGTTCACCAGGCTTGGCCTCTTTCCAGAGCACAAAATCAGCTGGATTCCTTTTTTCATAACGGACTTCTACTCGCGCCCCTTCCTGAAGTTCATCAAGTCTTTTACGGGAAAGTTTCCCATAGGAAGGAAAGCGAGAAACATCAAAGAGCACATCACCACCAATTCGATAGGTAAAACCTCTGTCTTCCAGGATTCTCACCAGAGCAATAATATCTTGGATATGTTCGGTAGCCCGGGGATGAAAAGAAGCTCTGCGAATTTTCAACCGGTCCGCGTCACGGAAGTACTCTTGGATATAGTACTCGGCAATCTCCAAGGGGAATTTTTTCTCCTCTTGAGCTTTTCTGATGATTTTGTCGTCCACATCGGTGAAATTCTGCACTAGAATGACTTGAAAACCAGCTCTTTCCAGAAAACGCCGCAAGGCGTCGAAAAGGACAAAAACTCTGGCATTGCCAATATGAATCAAATCATATACTGTTGGACCACACACGTAGAAACGCACCGTGTTTCCCTCATGGGGAAGGAACGTTTCTTTTTTTTGAGTCAAAGTATTAAAAAGCCGAATTTCAACCATTGTGCGTTAATCCTCCTCTTCTCCGACAAAACTCGAAAACCTTGCTAAGAACTCCTCTCTCCCCAGAGCAAAAAGCAAGCGATGCAGCTCAGGACCTTCTTCTCTGCCAATGAGGACGAGACGCAGTATCCTATAAAATATCGCTGGCTTCATACCACTTTCCCTCTGCCAAACCTTTAAAGTA
This region includes:
- the cysS gene encoding cysteine--tRNA ligase; protein product: MRLFNTLTQKKETFLPHEGNTVRFYVCGPTVYDLIHIGNARVFVLFDALRRFLERAGFQVILVQNFTDVDDKIIRKAQEEKKFPLEIAEYYIQEYFRDADRLKIRRASFHPRATEHIQDIIALVRILEDRGFTYRIGGDVLFDVSRFPSYGKLSRKRLDELQEGARVEVRYEKRNPADFVLWKEAKPGEPFWESPWGKGRPGWHIECSAMAMKYLGTTLDIHAGGIDLIFPHHENEIAQSEAATGYPFVRFFLHNGYVNINQEKMSKSLGNIITVRKLCEKYEPEAIRVALFSTHYRNPINVDEELLLSSRQYVERIKNFLRALSFIEGKTREKPERLGENNPEILERLRGFEVLFWQSLADDFNTPQALGTFSEFLRFSNGYLLPSQGKWSEEALRAIRQFLALVADILGIVPEEEWWEKEQWIEHLVLEREKARWEKNWQRADELREEMKRAGYVIEDTPLGTRWYREEGNGS
- the rlmB gene encoding 23S rRNA (guanosine(2251)-2'-O)-methyltransferase RlmB, translating into MKDLIYGRQPVLEALRAQKRVFERLILRQGVRGEAINKILRMAQKLRIPVEWRSVEHFREMVGEVAHQGVMLVATSRGSYSWQEFLEKVAGDPQAVVGFVDRVEDPRNLGAIIRTASFFGLPGLIVSRARTTPLDSRTVKASCGGIEFLDLFQVNNFVNVLRTFKERGFFLVGMKEGASVRIWDIDFKSIPIGIIVGGEDQGVRKLVRAECDFLVKIPATGNISSLNVSVAFGVGVYEVIRQKRSVGSVEKG
- the rlmD gene encoding 23S rRNA (uracil(1939)-C(5))-methyltransferase RlmD produces the protein MLRKDEIIEGEVVDFALPEGQGIIKRDGLVIFVAGVLPGERCRVKLRKIKHNYALGEFIEILEPSPFRQNPRCPHFHEGCGGCRLQDIDYREQVRIKEGNALSTLEHLGRVSLDTIFYEGFLPAPNPFEYRNKMEFNFGEKDGRLLLGLRPLNRYWDLVDLRVCYLMESGLVTKTLDFFRHYGEEMNLIGYDPVKKSGVLRGLVLRLSRAYKEVVVGLATTGDSLPGEQVMVRALREALPEMQGFVHITNTSPASALLFEKKRTLWGRDYFFEKVGHVTYKVSMESFFQVNSDLCLTLYEKAREYVDLSRREVVLDLYSGSGGIGLFLADSAKQVIGVEENPQAVEDARFNAELNGIMNFTSLSGRVEKILPLLPQQRVDVVVTDPPRAGLDRKVVQKIAWIAPERLLYVSCNLGTFARDTVLLSERGYVLKRIVLLDLFPQTPYFETVALFQK